Genomic segment of Halopelagius inordinatus:
TCGCAACTCCGACTCCTCGACGCCCGCCTCGGCCGTGTCGCCCACTTCGGCGGCCTCCGCGGGCACGTCCGCGAACACCGTCGCCGCGCGGGCCATCGTCTCGGCGTCGAGTTCGCGCATCTCGGCGGTGAACGCGCCGACGGCGACGACGAGCGTTCCGGGTTCGAGAGCGGACCCCTCGAAGACGGGCGTTTCGCTCGTCGTCGCGGTGACGACGACGTTCGACCCGGCGACGGCCGCCGCGGGCGAGTCCACGGCCGACACGTCGACGCCTCCACCGAGTTCCTCGCGCAGGTCCGCGGCGCACGCCTCTCGGGAGTCGGAGGGCGAGTAGACGCGGACGCGTTCGAGGTCGGTCGCGGCGTCGATGGCGCGCGTCTGCCACCGGGCCTGTGCGCCCGCGCCGAAGACGCCGAGTCGGACCGATCCCGTCGCCAGTTCGCGCGCCGAGAGTCCGCCGATGCATCCCGTCCGGGCGTTCGTGATTCGGTTCGCGGCCATGTACGAGAGCGGACGCCCCGTCTCGGCGTCCGTCAGTGCCAGTTGGGCGTTCACCGTCGGAATACCGCGCTCTCGGTTCCCCCCGTGGACGGCGGCGAGTTTCGTCGCGTACGTCGGGTCGCCGTGGACGTACGCGGGCATCGCGAGGGCGGTTCCGGGCGTCTCCGTCCCGACGGGGTAGTGGGGCCGCGGGGGCCGTTCTACCTCGCCGCGGCCCTGTTTCACGAACGCCCGTTCGATTTCGGGCAGGAGGGCCGGAAGCGAGAGCAACGACGCCACGTCGTCGTCCGAGAGGACGCGCAGTTCGGTCATGGCTTGGTGGTACGCGCGCCGTCGCCTGAACGTTTGGCTCCGCCGCCTCTCGCCGTCCGCGCCGCCCGCGCCGCACGCGGGATACGTTCATACTCGTGGGGTGTCAACTTCGCCCATGAACGTCGTCATCGTCGGAGGCGGAATCGTCGGCCTCTCGTGTGCACACGCCCTGGCCGCCCGGGACGCGTCGGTCACGGTCTGCGAGGCGGGAACGCTCGGCGGCGGGAGCACCGGCCGCGCCGCGGGCGGCATCCGAACGCAGTTCTCCACCCGCGTCAACGTCGAACTCTCGCTCGCGAGTCTCCCCGTCTGGAACGCTTTCGAAGACGAGTTCGGCGTCGACATCGACTACCGGCGGACGGGCTACCTGTTTCTCGCGCGCGAAGAGGAGACGGCGGCGGCGTTCCGAGAGAACGTCGCCCTGCAGAACGACGCGGGCGCGGACAGTCGCCTCCTCGCTCCCGACGACGCCCGCGAGTTCTGTCCGGAACTCAGAGACGCGGAGTTCGTCGCCGCCACCTACTCGCCTCTCGACGGCGTCGCGGACCCGCATTCGGCGGTACAGGGGTACTCGCGGGCCGTAGACGAGGCGGGCGCGGACGTGCGGACGAACACGCCCGTGACGGACGTCGAACGCCTCGGCGACGCCGACGACGGCCGGTGGCGCGTCGAGACGCCCGCGGAGACGTTCGCTGCGGACTACGTCGTGAACGCGGCGGGCGCGTGGGCGCGCCGCGTCGGCCGC
This window contains:
- a CDS encoding ornithine cyclodeaminase family protein, with the protein product MTELRVLSDDDVASLLSLPALLPEIERAFVKQGRGEVERPPRPHYPVGTETPGTALAMPAYVHGDPTYATKLAAVHGGNRERGIPTVNAQLALTDAETGRPLSYMAANRITNARTGCIGGLSARELATGSVRLGVFGAGAQARWQTRAIDAATDLERVRVYSPSDSREACAADLREELGGGVDVSAVDSPAAAVAGSNVVVTATTSETPVFEGSALEPGTLVVAVGAFTAEMRELDAETMARAATVFADVPAEAAEVGDTAEAGVEESELRPLSAVFEGDAGRDSPDEILVVESVGSAVLDAATAGHLYERAERAEAGVVVTL
- a CDS encoding NAD(P)/FAD-dependent oxidoreductase, encoding MNVVIVGGGIVGLSCAHALAARDASVTVCEAGTLGGGSTGRAAGGIRTQFSTRVNVELSLASLPVWNAFEDEFGVDIDYRRTGYLFLAREEETAAAFRENVALQNDAGADSRLLAPDDAREFCPELRDAEFVAATYSPLDGVADPHSAVQGYSRAVDEAGADVRTNTPVTDVERLGDADDGRWRVETPAETFAADYVVNAAGAWARRVGRLAGVELPVSPRRRQMAVVEPERTLPESTPLTVDLDTGSYFRPEREETAVVGGHFAAEDPDVDPETFDESADIDWIAEAIGHADACADYFGPETRVRNGWAGLYAVTPDHHAVLDEVRPGFVVAAGFSGHGFQHAPATGECVAELVCDGEISHVDVSELAADRFDAPGEGPTRRERNVA